In Pirellula sp. SH-Sr6A, the DNA window CACCACATACAGGGCGAGCCGGCGAGGCGACTGGGAACGATGGATCGACGATCTGATCGAAGACTGCCGTACGATTGGCGTGCAGCCTTTGATTGGTGATTTGCGCGAGCGCTGGATGGAAGCGTTGGAGACCTCCTCGCATCTTGGTGAGGCGTTTTCCGGGTTTCGACAAATCGTGGAAAAAGCTTTTGGAGTCCGCAACGCAGAGCTCCCAATGAGCCGTCTGTGTAGGACGGATGCGTTTGGCGAGTTTTTTCGCAGGCTAGCGTTGCCTGGATCCCGGTTGCTCGAACACTACAACGAGGCACGTCTCGGGTATCGCGAGGCGCGTGCGATCCGCAATCCCGTCCAGCCGGTACCTGCCTTGCAGCGGCACGGGGAGTGGAACGAGCTCCCCTTTTGGGTCTATCATAAATCTCTTTTGATTCCCCGATCGAAGCTCTGGATTCGAGGGGATGATCGCGTGTTTGTTCTAGCCAACGAACCCCATGACCATGCCGCTTGGTCGACCCAGGTAGACCTCGGTGCATCGGTTTGGTCCGAGCCGTGGCGGGCGATGATGGATGCGGGGGTTTGCATCCGGCCGAGAGCATTGATGACCACTTTGTACCTCCGTTACGTGATTGCCGATTTGTTTTTGCACGGCATCGGCGGTGGGATCTACGACGCCTTGACGGACGAGATCGCGCATCGCGTTTGGGGAGTCGAGCGGTTACCGATGATGGTAGCTTCCGCATCGCTTCATCTACCGATTCGGATCAACGAGCCTCCTCCCCTGGCCGATCACGCCCCACTCGCTGGGTACGCCGAGCCAACGGATTCGTGCATTTGCAGTGCGGGGCATTCCGAGTCACGATGGGCGGATCATCAAAGAGTTCTACACCGAATGCGTTCGGCTCCCGAGTCGTTTCTCGATCCGCAGGACCCACACCATGTCGACTTGCTTCGCAATCACCGAGTCTTGTTGAAGCGCCTCTCCGGGCTGGTAGGGAGCAAGATGGCGTGGCATCGCGAGATGGCGGAACTGCGTGAACGGATCCGAGCGGCGGTCGAACCTGAAGTCCAACGGCTCCGGCTAGTATCAAACGATTTGATGGAAGCAAAGCGAATGCAAAGGATCCGGCGTTCGAGAGAAGTGCCGTTTATATTGTTCCCTCAAGCGGACGTTGCGAAACGATTGAAGTCGCTTTTGCCCCTGGCATTCGATTAGGTTTGCCAACTTCTTCAAAAACATGGAACAAAGATAGCGATCTCTTGTTGTAATGGAATCGGCGCTGCTACACTAAGGGCGTGGGATGTGCTAGGTAATGCACAGGCGGTCCCGCAGTTCGTTGACTGCTAAGGTTCCTGGAGATTTGGAATGAAAAAGATTGAGGCCGTTGTTCGACACTTCAAGTTGGAAGACGTCAAGAATGCACTAACCGAACAAGGCATCCATGGAATGACCGTCAGTGAAGTGCGAGGCTACGGGCGCCAAAAAGGACACACGGAAATCTATCGCGGAACTGAGTACGCGGTCGACTTCGTCCCCAAGGTGAAGATTGAAGTCGTCTGTTCGGACGCGAATCTTCAGACCGTGATCGACACCATCGTCAAGACGGCTCAGACTGGGCAAATCGGTGACGGAAAGATTTTCGTTTCGGAGCTTCAGACGGCAGTCCGAATTCGAACCGGCGAAAATGGCGAAGACGCGCTGTAAGAAAAGCTAGTACGAACTTTTCGTAAGACCTTTCCGTTTGCACTTTTCGAGACAATTTTGTTCCAGTTGGCACGGCAATGCCGTGTTGTCAATTGTCCTCTCTCCATCCACAAGTTGTTGCGGCCCGCGCGTTTCTCTCCGAAGCGCGCGAAAAGGCTAAAGGTCTTCATCAGTCTGGCGGAAGTGGATTTCAAGTTTGTTCGGCATGGACCGATGATGTCGACGAAGTTGTTCGTCGCCTGATTCGCGTTGCGCTTTCCGAACTGCCGACCCCCCCTGACGCGAGCAAGTTCGTTTTTGTGGCGCTAGCGGGATATGGTCGCCGCGATTTGGCTCCGTACTCCGACATCGACTTGATGCTCCTTTATCGGGGGAGTGAAACAGCGATCGCACCTTTGGCACGTGCGATCGGGCAGATGATCGTCGACGCAGGGTTGCAGCTATCGCTCGCGGTCCGAACACCTTCTCAAGCCAGATCGTTGGCGTGGATCGACGCCACGGCCTTAACCTCGTTCGTGGAAATGCGATGGGTTGAGGGGAGTCAAGCGCTCTTTGATCAGTTCCAGCATTCGATGTTGATCGGATGCAAGTGGCGAAACAGTCGCTTGGCAACCATGATCGAAAACGAGCGGCTCGCGGAAAGGAAGAAGTTCGGCGAAACGATTTATCTCCTGCATCCCAACGTGAAGCGGTCGCGGGGATGCTTGCGCGACGTCCAAATCGTGCGCTGGATCGGCTTTGTCTGCTACGGGGAACGAGACCCTGCCCAGTTGGCAGATATGGGGATCATCGCAAAAGAAGACTACACGACTATTCAGAATGGATACCTGTATTTGCTGAGGTTGCGAAACCAACTCCATTTCATGGCGGGTCGGTCTCTCGATTCGCTGGATCGCCCCAAGCAGATGGAGCTGGCGAAGTGGTCGGGAATGCAAGGCTCCGATGGGGTTCTTCCCGTCGAAGAGTTCATGCAGAACTTTTTTGAGATCACCAGTGAAGTTCGTTACAGTTCCGCCAATTTTGTCGGGGTGACGCGATCGCGAATCAGCGTCGTTGCGACCCTCGCAAAGTTTCTTGGCTGGCCGATCGGCAAAGGAATGCGAATTGGGTTTAAGGAGATTTGGGCGACGCGATCTGGTCTGGAGCGCATCAAGTCGGACCCCGCACGTGTTCTGGAATTGATGCAATTCTCGAACCTGTACAATCGGCGGATTGATCACCGCACATGGCGGACGATTCGCGAAGCGATGCTTCGCCGGCAGGAGAAGTCGGCTTCGATGGAAGCCATCAATCGATTCCTTGAGTTGATCAAAGAACCGCGTCGGTTGGGGGACGCGCTGCGACGATTGCATGAATTGCGGGTGCTCGAGCAAATCATTCCTGCTGTGAGCCATGCTCGATGTTTGCTGCAGTTCAATGAGTATCACAAATACACGGTCGATGCACATTGCATCCGATCGGTGGAGGCGGCATGCGAATTTGGTCGCGAAGATAGTGTCTTAGGCCGTGTCTACCGAGGGCTTCAGAACAAACGCATACTTCACCTTGCCCTTCTTCTGCACGATTTAGGAAAGGGCTTTGTCGAGGATCATAGCGAGGTAGGGCGCGTGATCGCGGACGAAACCGCATCGCTCTTAAAGCTGTCCGATGCCGATCGAGACCTGTTGGTCTTTTTGGTTCACCAGCACTTGTTGATGACGCACACGGCATTTCGGTTCGATCTATCGCAAAAGGCGCCAGCGGTTCAGTTCGCCAAGCAAGTGGGGTCGATGGAGCGACTGCAACATTTGCTGGTTCTTTCTTGTGCCGACTTGGCCGCCGTCGGGCCGGGGGCGTTGAACGATTGGAAATTGAACCTCATCCTCCAGTTGTATGATGCGACCGAAGCGCAGTTCGGCAGCGAAAGTTCGGACCAGCGATTTTTGAATTTGGTGACCGGGATGCGCAAAGAAGTAGCGCAACTGCGAACCACGGGTGAGCAGGCAGATCCATGGTGGACAGAGCAAATTGAGCACGTTCCTGCAGGCTACTTGCTCAACTTGAAACCGAAGCAATTGATCGAGGAACTTCGCCGGCTCCGGCAGTTGACGCCGGAGCATCCCACGCAGGCTTGGGGAGCATTTTTGCCAGAACGGGACGCCATCGAATATGTCATCGCTGTTCGGCAGGAAGAGCCCATTGGATTATTCCATCGGATCGCAGGGGCCATGGCGAGCCAAGGATTGAGTATTTTGTCCGCTGAGATTCACACCCAACCTGGGATGATTGCGTGGGACCGATTCTTGGTCGAAGATCTCGATTTCGATGGGCCGCCTCCTTTGCAACGTATCGAGCAGGTTTGTCGACACATTACGCAGGCGGTCGATCCTGCGAATACGAAACCCCCGGTGTTTCGACGCGTTTGGAAAGCCCAGGCGGACGCCGATGCGGCTTCTTCCCGATTGCAACCAACCCAGATCCGTTTCGATAACGGAACATCCGATCGCCATACAATTATCAACGTGTTTGCCTACGATCGAACGGGATTGCTCTACGACATTTCCAAGACGCTGTATGAGCTCAACCTGGATTTGCAGGTGGCCAAGGTCAGTACGCACCTCGACCAAGTCGTCGATGTGTTCTATGTAACGGAACTGGGAGGGGGTAAGATCACCGAACCGACTCGGCTCTACACCCTGCGTCAAAGTTTGTTGCGCGCTATCGAATCGACCTAGTTCATACCCTCAAAGCAGCCATGACGATCGACGATTTGCTCCTGGA includes these proteins:
- a CDS encoding P-II family nitrogen regulator — protein: MKKIEAVVRHFKLEDVKNALTEQGIHGMTVSEVRGYGRQKGHTEIYRGTEYAVDFVPKVKIEVVCSDANLQTVIDTIVKTAQTGQIGDGKIFVSELQTAVRIRTGENGEDAL
- a CDS encoding HD domain-containing protein, translated to MPCCQLSSLHPQVVAARAFLSEAREKAKGLHQSGGSGFQVCSAWTDDVDEVVRRLIRVALSELPTPPDASKFVFVALAGYGRRDLAPYSDIDLMLLYRGSETAIAPLARAIGQMIVDAGLQLSLAVRTPSQARSLAWIDATALTSFVEMRWVEGSQALFDQFQHSMLIGCKWRNSRLATMIENERLAERKKFGETIYLLHPNVKRSRGCLRDVQIVRWIGFVCYGERDPAQLADMGIIAKEDYTTIQNGYLYLLRLRNQLHFMAGRSLDSLDRPKQMELAKWSGMQGSDGVLPVEEFMQNFFEITSEVRYSSANFVGVTRSRISVVATLAKFLGWPIGKGMRIGFKEIWATRSGLERIKSDPARVLELMQFSNLYNRRIDHRTWRTIREAMLRRQEKSASMEAINRFLELIKEPRRLGDALRRLHELRVLEQIIPAVSHARCLLQFNEYHKYTVDAHCIRSVEAACEFGREDSVLGRVYRGLQNKRILHLALLLHDLGKGFVEDHSEVGRVIADETASLLKLSDADRDLLVFLVHQHLLMTHTAFRFDLSQKAPAVQFAKQVGSMERLQHLLVLSCADLAAVGPGALNDWKLNLILQLYDATEAQFGSESSDQRFLNLVTGMRKEVAQLRTTGEQADPWWTEQIEHVPAGYLLNLKPKQLIEELRRLRQLTPEHPTQAWGAFLPERDAIEYVIAVRQEEPIGLFHRIAGAMASQGLSILSAEIHTQPGMIAWDRFLVEDLDFDGPPPLQRIEQVCRHITQAVDPANTKPPVFRRVWKAQADADAASSRLQPTQIRFDNGTSDRHTIINVFAYDRTGLLYDISKTLYELNLDLQVAKVSTHLDQVVDVFYVTELGGGKITEPTRLYTLRQSLLRAIEST